One genomic segment of Streptomyces niveus includes these proteins:
- a CDS encoding LysR family transcriptional regulator has product MEALETRELRYFMAVAEELHFGRAAERLGMAQPPLSRAIQQLERRLGVSLLVRNRRGVSLTGAGDVLLHEGRAALDATTAAARRTRRAGGADTPGGSGDRLVLAVKAAASHDLLRKLLHAYAAEPDAGEIEVLPSGMCEQEEMLRDGRADVALMHAPFNSLAGFDSEELLTEGQIAILPAGHPLAAHETLSLADVSDIPDLPLARWPRRGVYTPGPGPEIHDQTQLAQLIALGRTAAVFPDSARAWLWAEHAAVPVTDAPPVVTHIAWPAHSRSLTLAGLVRTATRM; this is encoded by the coding sequence GTGGAAGCCCTGGAGACCCGCGAGCTCAGATACTTCATGGCCGTCGCCGAGGAGCTGCACTTCGGCCGCGCCGCCGAGCGCCTCGGTATGGCCCAGCCGCCGCTGTCCCGGGCGATCCAGCAGCTGGAGCGGCGCCTCGGTGTCTCCCTGCTCGTACGCAACCGCCGCGGCGTCTCCCTGACCGGCGCCGGAGACGTGCTGCTGCACGAGGGCCGCGCAGCCCTCGACGCGACCACCGCCGCCGCTCGCCGCACCCGCCGCGCCGGAGGCGCAGACACTCCGGGCGGCTCGGGCGATCGCCTGGTGCTGGCGGTGAAGGCCGCCGCGTCCCACGACCTGCTGCGGAAGCTTCTCCACGCCTACGCGGCCGAGCCCGACGCGGGAGAGATCGAGGTGCTGCCGAGCGGTATGTGCGAGCAGGAGGAGATGCTGCGCGACGGCCGCGCCGATGTGGCGCTCATGCACGCGCCGTTCAACTCCCTCGCCGGGTTCGACAGCGAGGAACTGCTGACCGAGGGGCAGATCGCCATCCTGCCCGCCGGGCACCCCCTCGCCGCGCACGAGACCCTGTCCCTGGCAGATGTCAGCGACATCCCGGACCTTCCGCTGGCCCGCTGGCCCCGCCGCGGGGTGTACACACCCGGTCCGGGCCCCGAGATCCACGACCAGACGCAGTTGGCCCAGCTGATCGCCCTCGGACGCACAGCGGCCGTCTTCCCCGACTCCGCCCGCGCCTGGCTGTGGGCCGAGCACGCCGCCGTCCCCGTGACCGACGCGCCTCCCGTCGTCACCCATATCGCCTGGCCCGCGCACAGCCGCTCCCTCACCCTCGCCGGACTGGTCCGCACCGCCACCCGGATGTGA
- a CDS encoding SDR family oxidoreductase, which yields MSETKLALVTGANKGIGYEIATGLGALGYRVGVGARDEARRESAVEKLRAAGVDAFGVPLDVTGDQSVTDAAKLIERRAGRLDVLVNNAGISGVTGPGWGQDPTTLDLDLVRTVVETNVIGVIRVTNAMLPLLRRSTSPRIVNVSSSVGSLTRQADPDIEIGPIMAAYAPSKSFLNAVTVQYARQFAGSDILINAACPGLVATDFTGFLGPRTPEQGAATAIRLATLPDGGPTGSFFEDDGVIPW from the coding sequence ATGAGCGAAACGAAGCTCGCGCTGGTGACCGGCGCGAACAAGGGAATCGGGTACGAGATCGCTACCGGGCTGGGTGCCCTCGGGTACCGCGTGGGTGTGGGAGCCCGCGACGAGGCCCGGCGCGAGTCCGCCGTCGAGAAGCTGCGCGCCGCCGGGGTGGACGCGTTCGGGGTACCGCTGGACGTGACCGGCGATCAGAGCGTCACCGATGCCGCGAAACTGATCGAACGCCGGGCCGGGCGCCTGGACGTCCTGGTCAACAACGCCGGCATCTCGGGCGTGACGGGTCCGGGGTGGGGGCAGGACCCGACCACGCTCGACCTCGACCTGGTCCGTACTGTCGTGGAGACCAATGTCATCGGTGTCATACGGGTCACCAACGCGATGCTGCCGCTGCTGCGGCGCTCGACGTCGCCGCGCATCGTCAACGTGTCCAGTTCCGTCGGCTCCCTGACCCGGCAGGCGGACCCGGACATCGAGATCGGCCCGATCATGGCGGCCTACGCGCCGTCGAAGTCGTTCCTGAACGCCGTCACCGTGCAGTACGCACGGCAGTTCGCCGGTTCGGACATCCTGATCAACGCCGCCTGTCCGGGCCTGGTCGCGACCGACTTCACCGGTTTCCTCGGGCCTCGCACCCCCGAGCAGGGCGCGGCCACGGCGATCCGGCTGGCCACGCTGCCCGACGGCGGACCGACCGGGTCGTTCTTCGAGGACGACGGCGTCATCCCCTGGTGA
- a CDS encoding ABC transporter ATP-binding protein, which yields MDVADVHHSYRQRAVLRGVDLRLPPGILAGIVGENGAGKTTLLRILAGELRPDRGSVHHSGRFGYCPQSVVLDDSFTVRQHLDFFRHAFGLADLRRAEEVMETLAFTEYLDQRAGLLSGGSRQKLNLTLALMHDPDVLLLDEPYQGFDWETYLRFWELATRLRDAGRSVLVVSHLAYDVERLDQLWRLDDGRLHLRDRCSEAAA from the coding sequence ATGGATGTCGCAGATGTGCACCACTCCTACCGACAGCGCGCCGTTCTACGGGGCGTCGACCTCCGGCTGCCGCCCGGGATCCTCGCCGGGATCGTCGGGGAGAACGGCGCGGGCAAGACGACGCTGTTGAGGATCCTCGCCGGTGAACTCCGGCCGGACCGGGGCTCGGTGCACCACAGCGGCAGGTTCGGCTACTGCCCGCAGTCCGTGGTCCTGGACGACTCCTTCACCGTCCGCCAGCACCTGGACTTCTTCCGGCACGCTTTCGGGCTGGCGGATCTGCGGAGGGCCGAGGAAGTGATGGAGACCCTGGCCTTCACCGAGTACCTCGACCAGCGCGCTGGTCTGCTCAGCGGCGGCTCGCGGCAGAAGCTGAACCTGACCCTCGCGCTCATGCACGACCCGGACGTGCTGCTGCTCGACGAGCCCTACCAGGGCTTCGACTGGGAGACGTACCTGCGCTTCTGGGAGCTGGCGACACGGCTGCGTGACGCCGGGCGCTCGGTGCTTGTCGTCTCGCACCTGGCGTACGACGTCGAGCGGCTGGACCAGCTGTGGCGGCTGGATGACGGGCGCCTCCACCTCCGGGACCGGTGCTCGGAGGCGGCGGCATGA